In Synergistaceae bacterium, a single window of DNA contains:
- a CDS encoding RnfABCDGE type electron transport complex subunit A, whose product MTELFLLFLSSIFVHNILLSRFLGCCPFMGVSSKLKTAQGMGAAVVFVIVLASLMTWLTYNYLLVPLHLEYLYTLSFILVIAALVQFVELALKKLNPTLYKSLGIFLPLITTNCAVLGVAVLNMNEGYGLAASLVNALGSSLGFLLAISLMAGIRERIEENEGIPVALQGLPMALITAGLMSIAFMGFTGIIK is encoded by the coding sequence ATGACAGAATTATTTTTGCTGTTCTTAAGCTCAATATTTGTACATAATATTTTGTTATCGCGATTCTTGGGTTGTTGTCCGTTTATGGGTGTAAGCTCGAAATTAAAGACTGCTCAAGGAATGGGCGCGGCTGTTGTATTTGTTATCGTGTTAGCTTCATTAATGACGTGGCTGACATATAATTATCTGCTTGTGCCTCTTCATCTTGAATACTTGTACACACTTTCATTTATATTAGTAATTGCTGCACTCGTTCAATTTGTAGAGCTTGCGTTGAAGAAATTAAACCCGACTCTTTATAAATCGCTGGGAATATTTTTACCGTTAATTACGACAAACTGTGCAGTTCTCGGAGTTGCTGTCTTGAATATGAATGAAGGTTACGGGCTTGCGGCTTCACTTGTAAATGCGTTAGGTTCATCACTGGGCTTCTTGCTGGCTATTTCGTTAATGGCAGGCATTCGTGAAAGAATCGAGGAGAACGAAGGAATCCCCGTTGCGTTACAGGGTCTGCCGATGGCGTTAATCACAGCTGGTTTAATGTCGATAGCTTTTATGGGCTTTACCGGCATAATAAAGTAA
- a CDS encoding electron transport complex subunit E, giving the protein MAQNNFRIITNGILSDNPTFVQCIGLCPTLAVTTSVANGLGMGIAATFVLIASNAVISLLRKIVPDEVRIPIFIVVIAGFVTVIEFLMKGFAPELNKSLGIFIPLIVVNCIILARAEAFASKNGVFASILDGVGMGLGFTIALMFLGSIREIFGAGTWFGNPVVSFEPAMLIVLAPGGFIVLGCCMAAFKAIQAKAKGLGATPAEAKTGCGCCAMAKFCGKTESEKSECEAK; this is encoded by the coding sequence TTGGCACAGAACAATTTTAGAATCATTACAAACGGGATTTTATCGGACAACCCTACATTTGTGCAGTGTATTGGGCTTTGTCCTACTTTGGCTGTTACAACGAGTGTAGCAAATGGTCTCGGAATGGGCATAGCGGCGACTTTCGTATTAATTGCGTCGAATGCAGTTATTTCGCTGTTAAGAAAAATTGTCCCTGATGAAGTAAGAATCCCTATTTTTATTGTTGTTATAGCCGGATTTGTTACGGTTATAGAGTTCTTGATGAAAGGTTTTGCGCCCGAATTAAATAAATCGCTGGGAATATTTATCCCGTTGATAGTCGTAAATTGCATAATTCTTGCGCGTGCGGAGGCCTTTGCGTCGAAAAACGGCGTGTTTGCTTCAATTCTTGACGGTGTAGGAATGGGACTCGGTTTTACAATTGCGTTAATGTTTCTCGGCTCGATTCGTGAAATTTTCGGCGCGGGCACATGGTTTGGAAATCCTGTAGTGAGCTTTGAACCTGCAATGTTAATCGTACTTGCTCCGGGAGGTTTTATCGTTCTCGGTTGTTGTATGGCTGCATTTAAGGCGATTCAGGCAAAGGCAAAGGGACTCGGCGCGACTCCTGCTGAAGCAAAAACGGGCTGCGGGTGCTGTGCTATGGCTAAATTCTGCGGCAAAACTGAATCCGAGAAATCAGAATGTGAGGCGAAATAA
- a CDS encoding RnfABCDGE type electron transport complex subunit G yields MSEKVNDSVSFSDVLKKAVHLGGTLLAVTAVTGLILGLVQNFTEQAIKQTELAARNAAFQNVMPDAKNFTDYDVKSDEFVAAVYKADNDSGLVGWCLSINSKGYGGIINFIVGVTKDGQVKAINILSHSETPGLGAKSTEPEFYEQFNNKNLFPLKVVKGAASNPDEIAAISGATITSNAVTSGVNAAVEYWNANLKGVN; encoded by the coding sequence ATGTCAGAAAAAGTAAATGACTCTGTATCCTTCAGCGATGTTCTCAAGAAAGCTGTACATTTAGGCGGGACTCTATTAGCTGTTACGGCTGTTACGGGCTTGATACTGGGACTCGTGCAGAATTTTACGGAGCAGGCAATCAAGCAGACTGAATTAGCAGCAAGAAACGCAGCATTTCAAAACGTTATGCCCGACGCAAAAAATTTCACAGATTATGACGTAAAATCAGATGAATTTGTCGCAGCAGTCTATAAAGCAGATAACGACTCTGGGCTTGTGGGCTGGTGTTTGTCAATAAATTCTAAAGGTTACGGCGGAATAATTAATTTCATCGTCGGAGTAACTAAAGACGGCCAAGTCAAAGCGATAAATATTTTGAGTCACTCGGAAACGCCGGGACTCGGTGCAAAATCTACAGAACCGGAATTTTACGAGCAATTTAACAATAAAAATTTATTCCCGTTGAAAGTAGTTAAGGGAGCCGCAAGTAATCCCGACGAGATCGCCGCAATTTCCGGAGCAACAATCACATCAAATGCAGTAACAAGCGGGGTAAATGCTGCTGTCGAATACTGGAACGCTAATTTAAAGGGGGTTAATTAA
- a CDS encoding RnfABCDGE type electron transport complex subunit D: MSKLVVSSSPHVHSEFSTRKIMGMVILALIPAGITGTYFLGLRSLAVIAACIIACVLSEFFWNKCVMKRKNTINDLSAVVTGLLLAYNLPPTIPIWMAVCGSIFAIIIVKEFYGGIGCNIVNPALAARAMMLISWPTAMTTWTVQGVSGATPLAAMKAGSVANIPSFWNMLAGNMGGCIGETSSILLIIGGIYLIWENVISWRIPLTYILTTAILAALFKHGGWMYPLHEIVTGGLLLGAIFMATDYTTSPMTEKGQYIYAFGCGLLTALIRTFGGYPEGVSYSILIMNVAVPLIDKYTAPVVLGAPKSNFFKRMGGKA; encoded by the coding sequence ATGTCAAAACTTGTAGTATCTTCTTCACCTCATGTGCATTCAGAATTTAGTACACGCAAAATTATGGGCATGGTAATACTTGCTTTAATTCCGGCGGGAATAACAGGAACATATTTTTTGGGCTTGAGATCTCTTGCAGTAATAGCAGCCTGCATAATTGCATGTGTATTAAGTGAATTTTTCTGGAACAAATGCGTAATGAAGCGCAAAAACACTATCAATGATTTATCAGCAGTAGTAACGGGATTATTGCTCGCTTATAATTTGCCGCCGACGATTCCAATTTGGATGGCCGTTTGCGGGAGTATATTTGCGATAATAATCGTCAAAGAATTTTACGGCGGTATAGGCTGTAATATCGTGAATCCTGCCTTAGCTGCACGCGCAATGATGTTAATTTCGTGGCCTACAGCTATGACAACATGGACAGTGCAAGGCGTATCGGGTGCAACTCCTTTAGCAGCAATGAAGGCCGGAAGCGTCGCAAATATTCCTTCATTCTGGAACATGTTAGCTGGAAATATGGGCGGCTGTATTGGTGAAACGAGCTCAATTTTGTTAATTATCGGCGGAATTTATTTAATCTGGGAAAATGTTATCTCGTGGCGTATTCCGTTGACTTATATATTAACGACTGCGATTTTAGCGGCATTGTTCAAACACGGCGGATGGATGTACCCTCTTCATGAAATAGTAACAGGCGGTTTATTACTGGGTGCTATTTTCATGGCGACAGATTATACAACTTCACCGATGACGGAAAAAGGACAATATATTTACGCGTTTGGGTGCGGTTTACTTACTGCATTAATAAGAACGTTCGGCGGTTATCCTGAAGGAGTCTCATACTCGATTTTAATCATGAATGTAGCTGTGCCGTTGATTGATAAATATACTGCTCCTGTAGTCTTGGGTGCGCCTAAGAGCAATTTTTTCAAGAGAATGGGAGGTAAAGCATAA
- the rsxC gene encoding electron transport complex subunit RsxC, translating to MNLPTFLGGVHPPEGKALTENKAIEILRPEDSQEFIYPLSQHIGAPCTPIVAKGDEVKAGQKIADTDAFVSAPIFSAVSGIVKDIAPHMTVAGSIENCIIITSDGKYTPAPSLLDELGHKPAPSEYVKLIRSAGIVGLGGACFPTHVKLSPPAGKVIKWVIVNAAECEPYLSCDNRLMIESPDEIIRGLGYALEIFPEANGIIAIENNKPEAIKTMTEHNNNARIKIMPHTVKYPQGAEKMLIWSVTGQEIPVVPALPADVGCIILNTRTTWQICKAIEEGKPLTERVISVTGDAISEPKNLQVPLGICVRELTNACGGFRDEPVKILAGGPMMGLAMRSIDVPVVKGTSGILALTKKLAYLAEESACIRCAKCVEACPMHLEPTFLDHAVRRRDYETFEAHSGMNCIECGCCAYVCPASRHLTQSCKDGKAAVTAARRKAAAKAKQEAK from the coding sequence ATGAACCTGCCAACGTTTTTAGGCGGAGTCCATCCACCTGAGGGCAAAGCTCTAACAGAGAATAAGGCAATAGAAATTTTGCGGCCTGAAGACTCTCAAGAGTTCATTTATCCGTTATCACAGCATATCGGCGCACCCTGCACACCTATTGTAGCGAAGGGCGATGAAGTCAAAGCCGGTCAAAAAATTGCAGACACAGACGCATTTGTATCAGCTCCGATTTTCTCGGCTGTATCGGGAATCGTGAAAGATATTGCGCCTCACATGACTGTAGCAGGAAGTATCGAGAACTGCATAATTATCACCAGCGACGGAAAATATACGCCTGCACCGTCATTGCTTGATGAATTAGGACACAAGCCCGCACCTAGTGAGTACGTGAAATTAATTCGTTCTGCCGGCATTGTAGGACTTGGCGGAGCATGTTTCCCGACTCACGTAAAATTGTCGCCTCCTGCCGGAAAAGTTATCAAATGGGTAATTGTCAACGCTGCCGAGTGTGAGCCGTATTTAAGCTGTGATAATCGCTTAATGATTGAGTCGCCCGATGAAATTATTCGCGGTCTTGGTTATGCACTTGAGATTTTCCCGGAAGCAAATGGAATCATAGCAATCGAGAACAACAAGCCCGAAGCTATAAAAACTATGACCGAACACAATAATAATGCGCGAATAAAAATTATGCCTCACACCGTAAAATATCCTCAAGGCGCAGAAAAAATGTTAATCTGGTCAGTAACGGGTCAAGAAATTCCAGTTGTCCCAGCTTTACCGGCTGATGTAGGCTGCATAATTCTCAACACCCGCACGACATGGCAGATCTGCAAAGCTATTGAAGAAGGAAAGCCCTTAACCGAGCGCGTAATTTCTGTAACGGGAGACGCAATCTCAGAACCCAAAAATTTGCAGGTACCTCTTGGAATTTGCGTAAGAGAATTAACAAATGCCTGCGGAGGATTCAGAGATGAACCCGTGAAAATTCTTGCAGGCGGGCCTATGATGGGTCTTGCAATGCGTTCTATTGATGTACCGGTCGTAAAAGGCACGTCGGGAATCTTGGCATTAACTAAGAAACTTGCTTACTTGGCCGAAGAAAGCGCGTGCATAAGGTGCGCAAAATGTGTCGAAGCCTGTCCCATGCACTTAGAACCGACATTTTTAGATCACGCTGTAAGACGCAGAGATTATGAAACTTTCGAGGCTCATTCCGGCATGAATTGTATCGAGTGCGGTTGTTGTGCATATGTCTGCCCGGCATCAAGACATTTGACTCAGAGCTGCAAAGACGGTAAAGCAGCAGTAACGGCCGCAAGACGTAAAGCAGCAGCAAAAGCAAAACAGGAGGCGAAATAA
- the cobT gene encoding nicotinate-nucleotide--dimethylbenzimidazole phosphoribosyltransferase has protein sequence MNLYNALQNIKSLDSHAMNEARELHAKFVKPSGSLGQLENIAIKIAGITGQAKNFISRKAIYLFGADNGIYNEGVCSSPQDFTRKLMQVYAIKQNAAINILARQADSELRLYDLGVKNLAPHENICTHKFMENGTENFLHSRAMTYETAKKVIEFAVNLVGEAKSDGVNLIGTGEVGMANTTSAAACIMAALNSRDISLIGRGAGLDDEKFSRKKNVILEALALHEKNFTDPINIISCVGGLDIAAMTGIFIGGAVYRVPIIIDGVISIAAALLACRLNNLCRDYMFASHESLEPAYNYAAKFLNLTPALNLSMRLGEGTGCAIFMQIINDSLAIINNMGMLEDLL, from the coding sequence ATGAATCTTTACAACGCTTTACAAAATATTAAATCTCTCGACTCTCACGCAATGAACGAAGCTAGAGAACTTCACGCAAAATTTGTTAAGCCTTCAGGGAGTCTCGGCCAACTCGAAAATATCGCAATCAAAATAGCAGGTATCACAGGTCAGGCAAAAAATTTTATCTCACGAAAAGCTATATATTTATTCGGAGCTGATAACGGCATTTACAACGAGGGAGTATGTTCATCGCCTCAAGATTTTACGCGCAAATTAATGCAGGTCTACGCAATAAAACAAAATGCAGCAATAAATATTTTAGCTCGTCAGGCAGATTCAGAACTAAGACTCTACGATTTAGGAGTAAAAAATTTAGCTCCTCACGAAAATATTTGCACTCATAAATTCATGGAAAACGGCACAGAAAATTTCTTGCATTCACGCGCTATGACTTACGAGACAGCAAAAAAAGTTATCGAGTTCGCAGTTAATCTTGTCGGCGAGGCAAAATCTGACGGAGTTAATTTAATCGGCACTGGTGAAGTAGGAATGGCTAACACAACTAGTGCAGCTGCTTGCATAATGGCGGCTTTGAACTCACGCGATATTTCACTAATCGGGCGGGGTGCAGGACTCGACGACGAAAAATTTTCGCGCAAAAAAAATGTGATTCTCGAAGCTCTTGCACTTCACGAGAAAAATTTTACTGACCCAATAAATATTATTTCCTGCGTGGGCGGGCTTGACATTGCTGCAATGACTGGAATATTTATCGGCGGTGCAGTTTATCGCGTTCCAATTATAATTGACGGGGTTATATCGATTGCTGCTGCGTTGTTGGCCTGCAGATTAAATAATTTATGCCGTGATTATATGTTTGCGTCTCATGAGTCTTTAGAACCTGCTTATAATTATGCCGCAAAATTTTTGAATCTGACTCCAGCACTTAATTTATCAATGAGACTCGGCGAAGGTACAGGCTGTGCTATATTTATGCAGATAATTAATGACTCACTCGCGATAATTAATAATATGGGAATGCTTGAAGATTTGTTATAG
- a CDS encoding isochorismatase family protein, translating into MTELLVVDCQYDFIDGSLACAHSDEAVKNIAAFINSHPDAKIYYSADAHSPKHCSYIPNGGTWPVHCQADTHGAEIHEIFYQQIKNPSQRPNDENIYYKGQNDSVEEYSAFEAKNKSGQKICDVIGKNVIVVGIASEFCVRESILALIKSGHNVEIFANCLAWVNEDEHKKNINELKSLGVKIS; encoded by the coding sequence ATGACAGAATTATTAGTAGTAGACTGCCAGTACGATTTTATTGACGGGTCTCTTGCCTGCGCTCACTCGGATGAGGCCGTGAAAAATATTGCTGCTTTCATAAACTCTCACCCGGACGCAAAAATTTATTACTCAGCCGACGCTCACAGCCCAAAGCATTGCAGTTATATCCCTAATGGCGGAACTTGGCCGGTTCATTGTCAAGCAGATACTCACGGGGCAGAGATTCACGAAATTTTTTATCAGCAAATAAAGAATCCTTCACAGCGTCCCAACGATGAAAATATTTATTACAAGGGACAAAATGACTCAGTCGAGGAATATTCAGCGTTTGAGGCAAAAAATAAGTCCGGTCAAAAAATTTGTGATGTAATCGGCAAAAATGTAATTGTCGTAGGAATTGCAAGCGAATTTTGCGTGCGTGAAAGTATCTTAGCTCTCATTAAATCCGGTCATAATGTAGAAATATTTGCAAATTGTCTCGCGTGGGTCAATGAAGACGAACACAAGAAAAATATCAATGAGCTTAAATCTCTGGGAGTAAAAATTTCATGA
- a CDS encoding HAD family phosphatase, with protein MIKNVIFDIGNVLINFNWSGYMQSLFPGQDELIAKLNNAVWGNGRWDRLDAGDDPQKVFDTIRNAAPGHDEEFNKIFSRVGETLSKRPETPEWLKSVKARGYKIYYLSNYSRFVMNANPDVLDFLPLMDGGIFSCDVKLLKPDPEIYDTLAKKYNLIPSECVFIDDLSANVQAAILCGFKGIQFQTREQVYNDLNNLLSEGN; from the coding sequence ATGATCAAGAACGTAATATTTGACATCGGCAATGTTTTAATAAATTTCAACTGGTCGGGCTACATGCAAAGTTTATTTCCCGGCCAAGATGAATTAATCGCTAAATTAAATAATGCCGTCTGGGGTAATGGACGCTGGGACAGACTCGATGCCGGCGACGATCCCCAAAAAGTTTTTGACACCATAAGAAACGCAGCCCCCGGCCATGATGAAGAGTTCAATAAAATTTTTTCACGAGTCGGCGAAACATTAAGCAAACGTCCGGAGACTCCCGAATGGCTCAAAAGTGTAAAAGCTCGCGGCTATAAGATTTATTACTTGTCAAATTATTCACGCTTTGTGATGAATGCAAATCCCGATGTGTTAGACTTTCTGCCGTTAATGGACGGGGGTATATTTTCCTGCGACGTTAAATTATTGAAACCTGACCCCGAAATTTATGACACTCTCGCGAAAAAATATAATTTGATCCCGTCTGAATGTGTCTTCATTGATGATTTGTCCGCAAATGTTCAGGCTGCAATTTTGTGCGGCTTCAAGGGGATTCAATTTCAAACGCGCGAACAGGTTTATAATGACTTAAATAATTTATTATCGGAGGGCAACTAA
- a CDS encoding DUF308 domain-containing protein, with translation MRTSRINFYINGIILILLGALTLYHPEDALMSVGFFIGIGLIASALNLFSGFYYFRLKRFIVWGILDLISGILLFLQPGMTAFIIPFAVAFWLFSVGISRTCAALWLGGGKIRGWWFMLIDGMALIFVALLMCLSPIVSALSVMMVIGCGLIASGVLVIAEGCIMFAKE, from the coding sequence ATGAGAACTTCACGCATAAATTTTTACATCAACGGCATAATATTAATTTTGCTGGGAGCATTGACTCTTTATCATCCTGAAGACGCTTTAATGTCAGTAGGATTCTTTATCGGAATAGGTTTAATTGCGTCGGCGTTGAATTTATTTTCGGGATTTTATTATTTCAGGCTTAAAAGATTCATAGTCTGGGGGATTCTTGATTTAATTTCGGGAATATTATTATTTCTTCAGCCCGGCATGACAGCATTTATAATCCCGTTTGCAGTAGCTTTCTGGCTGTTTTCCGTCGGAATTTCGAGAACGTGCGCGGCTTTGTGGCTTGGAGGAGGAAAAATTCGCGGCTGGTGGTTCATGCTTATTGATGGAATGGCGTTAATTTTTGTTGCGCTGTTAATGTGCTTGTCGCCGATTGTGAGTGCTTTATCTGTAATGATGGTCATAGGCTGCGGATTAATTGCGTCGGGCGTGTTAGTAATTGCTGAAGGTTGTATAATGTTCGCGAAAGAATAA
- a CDS encoding class I fructose-bisphosphate aldolase, with protein MELGKIEALLGSEAESLLTHKCETISKDLLSLPGADFVDRVMSCSDRPIQVLRAMQTIFSHGRLADTGYISILPVDQGIEHSAGASFGPNPIYFDPENIIKLAMEAGCNAVATTLGVLGSVARKYAHKIPFVLKINHNELLTYPNQFDQVLFASVEQAYNLGAVAVGATIYFGSPESTRQIQEISKAFHKAHEMGMATILWCYLRNSAFKIKKDDVVTDYHASADLTGQANHLGVTIEADIIKQKLPENNGGYLAMGKGYGKTSKEMYEKLTTDHPIDLARYQVANCYMGRAGLINSGGASGGASDLSEAVRTAVINKRAGGMGLILGRKAFQRPMNEGVQIINAVQDVYLCKDITVA; from the coding sequence ATGGAATTAGGAAAAATTGAAGCACTCTTAGGTTCAGAGGCAGAGTCATTATTGACTCACAAGTGCGAAACTATTTCAAAGGATTTATTATCACTTCCGGGCGCAGATTTTGTTGACAGAGTCATGAGCTGCTCGGACAGACCGATACAAGTTTTACGCGCAATGCAGACAATTTTTAGTCACGGCAGACTCGCAGATACCGGTTACATTTCGATTTTGCCCGTAGATCAGGGAATCGAACACAGCGCGGGTGCATCATTCGGGCCTAATCCGATTTATTTCGATCCGGAAAATATTATTAAACTTGCAATGGAAGCAGGCTGCAACGCTGTAGCAACGACTCTCGGCGTTCTTGGTTCAGTCGCGAGAAAATATGCGCATAAAATTCCGTTCGTTCTCAAGATAAATCACAATGAGTTATTGACTTATCCGAATCAGTTCGATCAAGTTTTATTTGCGTCAGTCGAGCAGGCTTATAATTTAGGAGCAGTGGCAGTAGGAGCAACAATTTATTTCGGCAGCCCGGAGTCGACTCGTCAGATTCAGGAAATTTCTAAAGCGTTCCATAAAGCTCATGAAATGGGAATGGCTACAATTTTATGGTGCTACTTGAGAAATTCTGCGTTCAAGATCAAGAAAGACGATGTTGTAACAGATTATCACGCTTCAGCAGACTTAACCGGACAAGCAAATCATTTAGGCGTAACAATCGAAGCAGACATCATCAAGCAGAAATTACCCGAAAATAACGGCGGTTACTTAGCGATGGGCAAAGGTTACGGAAAAACGTCAAAGGAAATGTACGAGAAATTAACGACGGATCATCCGATTGACTTAGCGCGCTATCAAGTTGCAAATTGTTATATGGGTCGTGCAGGCTTGATTAATTCGGGCGGTGCTTCGGGCGGTGCAAGTGATTTAAGCGAGGCAGTAAGAACAGCAGTAATCAACAAGAGAGCCGGCGGAATGGGATTAATTCTCGGTCGTAAGGCTTTCCAGCGTCCAATGAATGAAGGCGTACAAATTATTAATGCAGTACAAGATGTTTATCTCTGCAAAGATATTACAGTAGCATAA
- a CDS encoding site-specific DNA-methyltransferase: protein MENVIINANSLEYLKTLESSSIDLIFADPPYWMRTGKVLHRVEGTEFNGCNDYWDKFESLADYENFSREWLSECRRLLKHDGSIWVIGSMQCIYTIGAIMQELNYWLINDVIWQKSNPTPNFMGTRLNNSHETLIWAAREKNSRFTFNYKTAKELNIDSNHHQMGSIWKFPVCSGSERLKDSDGNKLHSTQKPLQLLERIIAISSRLNDLVLDPFAGTMTTAAAAKKLGRRYIMIEADNKYCEAGKMRLDSIEFEDSDISRAEFDIKPKRVSMQEMISAGYFFAGEKFYLNNGQDIAQLNQDGKLLCNGKILDMHTCAAIAKNSRAKRVNGFDIWHVMRNNKLVSIAIIRENYRAKI, encoded by the coding sequence ATGGAAAACGTAATTATTAACGCCAACTCACTCGAATACTTAAAGACTCTCGAGTCCTCAAGCATAGATTTAATTTTCGCTGACCCGCCCTACTGGATGAGAACCGGCAAAGTTTTACACAGAGTCGAAGGTACAGAGTTCAACGGCTGCAATGATTACTGGGATAAATTCGAGTCTCTTGCTGATTACGAAAATTTTTCGCGCGAATGGCTCAGTGAATGCAGAAGACTCCTAAAGCATGACGGCTCAATATGGGTTATAGGCTCTATGCAGTGCATTTACACAATCGGGGCAATCATGCAGGAATTAAATTACTGGCTCATAAATGACGTTATATGGCAAAAAAGCAATCCCACGCCAAATTTTATGGGAACGAGACTCAATAACAGCCACGAGACTTTAATATGGGCAGCACGTGAAAAAAATTCGCGATTCACATTCAATTATAAGACCGCTAAAGAATTAAATATTGACTCAAATCATCATCAAATGGGGTCTATCTGGAAATTTCCGGTTTGTTCGGGCAGTGAGAGATTAAAAGATTCTGACGGGAATAAATTACACTCGACACAAAAGCCCCTGCAGTTACTCGAAAGAATCATAGCAATTTCTTCGCGATTAAATGATTTAGTGCTTGACCCCTTCGCAGGCACAATGACAACAGCAGCTGCAGCAAAAAAACTCGGAAGACGTTACATCATGATAGAAGCTGATAATAAATACTGTGAGGCCGGCAAAATGAGATTAGACTCTATAGAATTTGAAGACTCTGATATTTCACGCGCAGAATTTGACATCAAGCCCAAAAGAGTCTCAATGCAAGAAATGATTTCAGCGGGATATTTTTTTGCGGGAGAAAAATTTTATCTCAACAACGGCCAAGACATAGCGCAGTTAAATCAAGACGGCAAATTATTATGCAACGGGAAAATTTTAGACATGCACACATGCGCAGCAATCGCAAAAAATAGCAGGGCAAAAAGGGTTAACGGCTTTGACATATGGCACGTAATGCGAAATAATAAACTTGTCAGCATCGCAATAATACGCGAAAATTATAGAGCAAAAATTTAA
- a CDS encoding SH3 domain-containing protein: protein MRKILALVLVFVFMFAGISESARRFNDFPARGVCTGDYVRYREGPDTESEIIGRLFKGDRVTVLSQTSVDGEIWYEIEDPDDDSSSAWVHGRYIRPVN from the coding sequence ATGCGAAAAATTTTAGCACTTGTTCTCGTGTTCGTGTTCATGTTTGCGGGAATATCAGAATCAGCACGAAGATTTAATGATTTCCCGGCGCGCGGAGTCTGCACCGGCGATTATGTGCGTTATCGTGAGGGCCCTGACACAGAATCTGAAATAATCGGAAGACTTTTCAAGGGCGATAGAGTTACTGTTTTATCGCAGACTTCTGTTGACGGCGAAATTTGGTATGAAATCGAAGACCCCGACGACGACTCTTCATCAGCGTGGGTTCATGGACGTTATATAAGGCCGGTTAATTAA
- the citC gene encoding [citrate (pro-3S)-lyase] ligase has protein sequence MSVSKIYKSDKRANAAIDKLLLAEGIRRDKNLDYTCAIYDDDYNVIATGSCFGNTLRCMAVSKSHQGEGLMNEIVSHLVQYEYERKIYHLFLYTKCDSAKFFGDLGFYEIVRVDNQIVFMENRRTGFNDYLSELAKTKKDGGKIAALVVNANPFTLGHQYLIETASRENDILHLFIVSEDASLIPFDVRKKLVIEGTSHLHNIIYHDTGPYIISSATFPSYFQKDDSAVIESHANLDLSVFVKIANSLGINSRYVGDEPKSLVTGIYNKIMSEKLPEHNIKCVIIPRKTESDGQVISASNVRQAIKDGDFSRIRGLVPDCTYKFFTSPEAEKIINRIRESENVIHY, from the coding sequence ATGTCCGTCTCCAAAATTTATAAGTCCGACAAGAGAGCAAATGCAGCCATTGATAAATTATTGCTCGCTGAAGGTATCAGGCGTGATAAAAATCTCGATTACACCTGCGCAATTTATGACGATGATTATAACGTTATCGCAACCGGCAGCTGTTTCGGGAACACTTTACGATGTATGGCCGTGAGCAAATCTCATCAGGGCGAAGGACTCATGAATGAAATCGTGTCGCATTTAGTGCAATATGAATACGAGCGCAAAATTTATCATTTATTTCTGTATACTAAGTGCGATTCTGCAAAATTTTTCGGGGACTTAGGCTTTTACGAAATTGTCAGGGTCGATAATCAAATTGTGTTCATGGAAAATCGGCGCACAGGTTTTAACGATTACTTGTCAGAACTCGCGAAAACAAAGAAAGACGGCGGAAAAATTGCGGCACTCGTTGTAAATGCTAATCCTTTCACGCTCGGACATCAATATTTAATAGAGACTGCTTCACGGGAAAATGATATTTTGCATTTGTTCATAGTCAGCGAGGATGCTTCATTAATTCCATTTGACGTGAGAAAAAAATTAGTCATCGAGGGAACAAGCCATTTACATAATATAATTTATCACGACACAGGCCCGTATATAATCAGCAGTGCAACTTTCCCCAGCTATTTCCAGAAGGACGACAGCGCAGTAATCGAGAGTCACGCAAATTTGGATTTGAGCGTATTTGTAAAGATTGCTAACTCACTCGGCATTAATTCGCGTTACGTCGGTGATGAGCCAAAAAGTTTAGTTACAGGAATCTACAATAAAATCATGTCCGAGAAACTGCCCGAACATAATATTAAATGCGTAATTATTCCGCGAAAAACTGAGTCAGACGGCCAAGTAATAAGCGCGTCAAACGTCAGGCAGGCAATAAAAGACGGCGATTTTTCACGAATTAGGGGGCTTGTACCGGACTGCACATATAAATTTTTTACGAGTCCTGAAGCAGAAAAAATTATAAACCGCATTAGAGAGTCTGAAAATGTGATTCACTATTAG